In the Afipia sp. GAS231 genome, GAGGCCCCAGGAGAAACGGACATGATCGCCGAAGCCGTTGGGCTGGCCGATCAGCGAGAACTTGAAGTCCGGGAACTTCTGCTGAACGCCGGCGATCAGGGCGTCAACGCCGTCAAGGCCGTCGCCCGACATCAGCGGGTCGACATAGCGGGCATCGCTGGTCCAGTTGGTGGCCAGGATCTCGCGGCGGCGGCTTGGCGTCCGCTCGTTCCACAGATCGATATAGTTGCGGGCGATCGTCGTAATGTCGGTCATCATCATCTCCTTAGGTGGCGCCGAATGGATCGGCTGACCGACTATCGGACAATGCCGCGCGCCAATCGATTACCTCGGAGGTCAAGGATTTGGCCGTTCACGGAAATCGTTTGAAGAACGCCCAGATCGTTTCGGCGCCGTCGATGTCGTGGTTTTGCGGACCGAAAAACGCGGTGGCGATGCGCGGAAAGCGCGCGTCGGAGAACATGCTGGGCATGCGGTGGCCGCCGCCGTTGACGCGGTAGAGCACGACGTCGCGGGCCGGCGGGCAGCGCGACTCGATCCGTGTCACCGTGCTCTGGTCTTCGTGATCGCGATCCCCAAGATCGGTCACCGCGCCATCCCCGATTTCGCAGCCATTGAGCTTCCGCCAGAACGCCAGCGTTTTCATCGCCGGCCAGAAGCCGTCCACCGCGAAGCGGCTGCTGCCCTTGCCACCCTCGAACGGGATCAGGGGATCGGCGGTGCCGTTCATCATGAGCATCGGCATCGGTCGCGAAGGGTGACACGCGGCGGCCGCTTCGTCGGTAAGGTTGATGATGACACTGGCGGCGGCCGCGAACAGCTCGGCGCGAGCACACACCAGCGCGATCGTCATGGCGCCGCCGTTCGACAGGCCGGTGACATAGATGCGCTTCGGATCGGCCGAACCGTCGGCGACATATTTTTCAACCAGCTTGACGATGAAGCTGACATCGTCGGTCCCCTTGGGCGGCACGCGGCCGGCGCGCTTGGCATCCGGCCGCAAATCGGCCCAGGCGCGGTTGAGCCCGTCGGGAAAGATCACGCCGAAGCGCTCGCGGTTCGCGACCAGG is a window encoding:
- a CDS encoding nuclear transport factor 2 family protein translates to MTDITTIARNYIDLWNERTPSRRREILATNWTSDARYVDPLMSGDGLDGVDALIAGVQQKFPDFKFSLIGQPNGFGDHVRFSWGLGPDGADSPIKGTDFAVLKEGRIRSITGFLDQVPQGA
- a CDS encoding PHB depolymerase family esterase, with translation MIRIVAIVAALAFAAGPAAAETIEIGGVARTFLTQFPDLKPAPLVIVLHGNTQTGADIKTRTSWPLVANRERFGVIFPDGLNRAWADLRPDAKRAGRVPPKGTDDVSFIVKLVEKYVADGSADPKRIYVTGLSNGGAMTIALVCARAELFAAAASVIINLTDEAAAACHPSRPMPMLMMNGTADPLIPFEGGKGSSRFAVDGFWPAMKTLAFWRKLNGCEIGDGAVTDLGDRDHEDQSTVTRIESRCPPARDVVLYRVNGGGHRMPSMFSDARFPRIATAFFGPQNHDIDGAETIWAFFKRFP